The window GGAGTCTTGGAGGACGAGCGACGAGCCCCGGGCCTGATCAGCAGGCAGCTGAAAACCAGACCCGCtagcagagggagacaggaccaTGCATCACTACTGAGGTTCCCTCCTTACAGCTCTGTGGGTTCTGGGTTCTCGACTTAGAGTTCTGAAGGTTTCTAGGGTCCATTAACACTGCTGAGGGTTCTCTAGGGGTTCTCGACTTACAGTACTGAGGGTTCTCCTCTTGGGGTGGTGGGGTTATGTCCATTACACTCCAGTCCAGGTCGAAAATGGGGCCAGGCTCACCTAGGGTCTTCCAGGGGACACGCGCCCCTTCGCCCCCCTGCGGAGTGAGGTACGCCACCCTCTACAAGGCAGAAGGACTTCATCATCCTCATACCTGTtcatcacacatgcacagcccacctaaacacacaccccacccaaacacacatgcacaccccacccaaacacacaagcacaccccacccaaacaaacacacaccccacccaaacaaacacaccccacccaaacacacatgcacaaacacacacacgttaccagGCAGGGGGGCCGgttgggggaggagcaggataCTACCATCACATCTCGCTGGATGGTCAGAAGCTTCCAGCTGCCAAAATCAacacctggagggagagagagacggagagagagagagagagagagagagagagagagagagagagagagagagagagagagagagagagagagagagagatactagTGAAGGACcatcaacagacagacagaggggaagagaagagaggagaggcttaCTGCTAGACAGGCAGGTTACTCTCCTGGTCAACCGGTCCACCACATACACCTcctggtcagagagacagagagcggggGCATTGCGATGAGGCTCAAAACATAAACCacgttgtgtgagtgtgcgtgttcgTGTGTTACCGAATGAGTGCGTGTCCAGTACCTTCCAGTTCCTCATGGAGCTGGTGAAGACCACCCTGAGTCCATCTTCTGACcagcagcaggcaggcagggcttcATAGAGACCCGCAAACTCACACTGGCCTGGAGATAGGGGAGAGGGCGGCAGGTCATCAAGCGTGGAGGGGAAACGCATTCAAGTCTCAAACATTCCAGCCTGTCTGTACCTGGGCCTGTCCTGGGCCTGTGGACCACCTCCAGCAGCTCAGAGCTCTTGCCGGTGTCCAGGTGGTGGAGCTGAAGGCTGAGGGCCTGGCTGTGGGGCCCCCACACCTGGCCCTGCAGGTACACCAGCCAGCTGCCGTCTGGACTCCGCCTGGGGGACGACACGGAGCTGCTAGCCCCCCCGGACAGGCACTCtgcaagaggggaggggggttgttaGGGGGGGCAACCTTTTGTCAATGGCATTAAATCTGCCTTTGAATGGTCATCCGTGTGGGCTCTATGTTCTCGCCACACTAAGCTAGAACATTCTATTGTGGTTTGAAACAAGCCTGTCTCTCTTCATTGCTTTACTTACTCTTGGTTGTTGCATTTGTATTTGAAATGTTAATTCAATAAAGGTTATACAtatatgttttcttttctttgagatGTCTGTAATGTACAGCGACTGTTTTCATATTGTCGTTGTGTGCCTGTATGACTATTTGAAAAGCCAAAAATCTATTTTTGAGAAGgttttgagaaccactgatctagaaCATACAGGCCAGTGGGCCTGCACTCACCGCAAGTCCCCTCCAGGTCGAGGCAGTAGAGAGCAGACCTGGGAACAGAGGACAGGTTTCAGCAGCCTATAGGAACCATGGACATCTAAGGTGGGTGGAGTCTGAGGTGCTCACCTGCGGTTGGAGCAGAACTTGAGGCCCAGTCTGAAAGGCTCATGGAACCAGCCTACGAACACCACCGCCTGGCCACCTCGCACCCACAGAggctacagcacacacacagtggtgtgTTAATGGGTCAATactgaacttgtgtgtgtgtgtgtgtgtgtgtgtgaggttccCTTCCGTCTCACCTGGCCGGGGGACACATCTGAAGGGACCCCCTGTAGCACGCTGATGCTCTCCTTGACCAGGTCAGCCACGCACAGCACTGGGAGACTCTTACCCGGCCAGGCCCTcgccccagtcctcccagtacACACTACTGTCCTGTTCCAGGAAACAGAGCGACCAGCCAGACAACCATTGGGTTAACAAACCATATGACACTCTCTCAATTGAATCCATTCGCATTTGATGCATGTGTGACGTGTGTAtacgtgacgtgtgtgtgtgtgtggtaccttcCCAGCAGGCAGGTGCTCCCTTGCGGTGCAAGCTCCAGTGGAAGATGAGGCCACTGAGGCTGGGGCCTCCGTGGTGCCCCTGCTGGCCTCGGCGACATACAGCACCCTGCGCTCACactcagaccaggccagactgcCAAACTGAGCTgcacagagccagagagagagagagagagagagagagagagagagccagagagagagagagagagagagagagagagagagagagagagagacagagagagagcgagagagcgagagagagagagagtgagagagagagagagagagagagagagagagagagagagagccagagagagagagagagagagcgagagaaacgaacagacacagtcagaacagaatcagaaagggttttaatcgccatgaaagtttgcacagacaaggaatttactttggcaggaaggtgcatacattaaacatattggAATCCTAAAAACTTGAATTTGTGGTCTAATGATACTAAAAGGTACATAGTCCAGAAaatactaaggggatttagaattcaaataaaatatacaataaatcaTCAAGTAgtcataatttacaatataaatattatacaaaatacaaatggtACAAAGATGCAAATTGTGTAATGTAGTGCAAATTGCTATGTGTTAAAAGTCATTCAAGTCAGTGTgagcccttggccttgttgaagaggccaacagcggattaAAGAGGAGCATCAAAGAGCCTGTGTCTGTGAGTACAGGCTAGTCATGTCCTCACCGTCCTCATACACTCTTCCATGTTCGTTAAGGCCCGTCAGATCCAGAGATGTCCTCAGACCTCGACCGTCccagacctgacacacacacacacacacaccatgtcatGTAGTATCATTAGATCTGGGGCAAAATCGACATTAGTCTCAAATCcttgggtgaggaggaggaatggaggCTAGGAGGAAAGGAGTCATGGGTTAGAGACTAGGAGAGGATGCTTCCTCTCACCTCCAGGTACTGATGACCGCTGGCATCTCTGACAACAGCACGAAGATTCCCAGAAGGAGAATGGTTACTCAGCAGCCTAGAGGAGGAGCAAAGATATTAGAATCCACTGGTGTGAATGGGATGTGAATAACCTAACCCTAAATCCAGTAAGCCATAAAACATGACCAGGATAGAATACATCTCATTTGTGCTCTCACTCTCCGTGTAGAGGAGTGCAGGGTCCGGAAGGGGGTACAGTGAAGATGGGTGTGTCGGCTGTTTTGGGGCCGTCTGGTCCAATCAGGGTCCAGCTCTGAGAGAACCGCAACCTGGCTCTCCTAGAAGTCTCGTTTTGACACCattctggcagagagagaggcagggagttgCAGGAGCACTGACCTACCAACTAAACAATGCTTAGGAAAATAAGCATGATCACACTATTAAGGATAGTGTGTCAAAAGGGAGAGGTGCTGCCGACCTGTAGATACAGTGATGATTCTCTGGTTGTTCTGAAAAGCTTCAGTAACGTTGGCCGACAGAGGGGTCGGATATCCGCTGCACTGGTCATACACGGCAGCAATAGCATCGGACTCCATCTGGGTGATATAATATCGCAGTTTCAGGAGAATAGTTTACGTTCTCCATTGCATGTCAATACAGACTACAAATACAAACCATGAGTATGCATTCTGTGCATACATGCATGTAGTGTATTTGATGCTAGGTGTCAATGTAGTTACATTGTTTCAACGCGAACGTGTAACAAGGAATGCGTTTCAAATCTGTGGTTTGAGAATAACCGGTTGAGCGTTGTTTCATGCATGTCACAACACGTGCCAGAGTCAGCATAATATTCACGGATAGAACTGTTAGATTTTTACCAGGGACTCCATGTTGATGACGGACGATACCATTTTGTTTCGACTTGTAAAGTGAGATGAATGGGACTACACCGTAGAGGGCAGCACCGGACAAACTTCATAGGTTGGGATCTGGGAGAGCTTCTCAATTTTACTTGTCCACATATAAATAATTAAAACCAAAACATTACAGTTTAGTTTTTTATTACACCGTATTACATTTAATTCATCAGCAACATGTGAAGTTGCTGTCAGTTAAAATGATATATGCCTTGCTAGTGCCCCTCATCAATCGTATTCCCAACTATTCTAATAGCTCTCTACTGCTTATATGTATTGGAGGATACATTTAATGCAAGTAGACATCCGCAGCCAACCAGCATAAAACATTCATGGAAAAACTACAaatcttatttattttattcagtTGTCCTTTTCCCATAATTGATTTCTGTAAACTGACCATGTGTTTATATAAAATCACGTCTTGCATCTTCTCCCGACTTTCAATAAATTAGaaagtaaaatatttttttttttcctattTTCCTTTTATACCAAAAACAGGTTAAGATGTTCTTATTCCAAAAATATAATTAATACAAAGATGGAATACTCCTAGTTTTAGGCATCCCATATTCTGTAATTAATTCCGTTAAATAAAAAATCGAAATAAAACACACTCACGCCAGATAAACAGGTTTACATCGTTCacaagtctgtgtgtttgccatCCGCCAGGTGGGGTTCCtatgcaggagaggaggagcatagatggatggagaggcaCTGTGATGACcatgaatccccccccccccccaccatgaacacaaccactACACACTCTGATGAGACAATGCTTTTTGGTTGCACCAAAGTATAGTGTGCTGCCTTGATAGCTCTTACTAGCGGACCGACCCCTCCTTGAACCGCTCCGCTCGCTTTTGTCATTCTCATGAACAACAGTGGAGGGGAAAACACCATAAGGTTGGGTTGGCAGGCTTCATACATCAGGTCTGAGTGTCTGTCAGGGCtgaggtgtgtgggtgggggttcTGTGTGACAAGCCTCAGAAGGCTGAAGCAATCCAGGATACAAACATTATGACCTCCACCTTCtgcaggaaccccccccccccatgctttAATCCCTCTCTACTCcattctccagctcctcccttcttctgttGAGTTCTTCTCACATTACGTCGGCCCGTTTGTCACGGACTTTGTTCCTTATCTTAGTCCTGGCCTTGAAGGCAGCGGAGTTGAACAGATGCTGAAAGGGAAGAGGAACAAAGGGCTGGAAATGAGAGGCTGTGTCGTACGAGCACCTACaacccccgccccacccccccccccccccccacctctacaGCACCCCCAACCAGAGAACAGTGGGAGGTCTGTTCAGTGAGTGCACGTCTTGTATTCACCTTTTCGAAGCGGGAGATCTTGCTGGCCTTGACGGCAGCATCCAGAATGAGGGGGGCTCCCAGGCCAAAGATGTCCCTTACCAGAGGGTTGAACTGGGGGGTGACAAGAAGATTAGGTCTGGTCCTTATCCAATGCTTTTTAGTCTCAGATTAGGAATACTCTTTAGGCATAGGATAGCTGTCTGTTACCCACTGATTTAAAAACAGCACCAAGATTTAGCGAGCTAGCCCTGGTTATCACAACTGCTTGCCAAGTCTGCTTCCTACCCCGTTGGCCATCTAGCTCTGTTTACAAACCCAACTAGCTAGCTCTGGACGAGATCTGTTCCCCACCAGCCAGCACCCCAACCAGTGGCGTGAGACCCAACGGTGTTAGCCTAGCGTGCTAACCTGGAGGTGGTGTGTGACTCCAGACTCCAGGACCTCTTTGAAGGCGTCGTAAATCCTCCTCCTTATCCAGCTGTCGATGTAGATGCCCTCAACGCCGAACCTGACCTTCTCCTCTGTGAAGTCCTCGCTCTGCGAGAAAGGAGGAAGAATAGCGCAATGGAGTCATCTGCCGTCCCTCCGTCGTAAGAGTGGAACTCCACACTGCCTACAGACACCGTGAATGCTTCTCGATCTTCCATTGGtgctgggttgccaggttggtgcAGTTGGGAGCCTTCCTCACCTCGATGTAGTGAAGCACCTCCCTGAAGATGGAGCGCTGTTTCCGCCGGTCGTTCTTGGCCCGGTGCTTGTTGCCATCCGTCGCCAGCCCCTTCAGGCTCTCGCACAGACTCTCGCTGTCCTCGTACTCGtaatcctgacacacacacacacacacgtgttaaaGTCTAATCAAGTACCTAAGTACTTAAGAAACGACCcggttgtgtgtttctgtccagACAGGTACCTACCCTGTCTATATCTCTGCCTAGCTCCACCAGCAAGGCGATGGTCTCGCCCACAGCTATCCTGTAGTTGACGTCGCTGCTCTCCAGACAGGCCTGCAGCTTAGGGAGGTGACTGAGGGAAGGGGAAAAAACTCATGAATGCATATTCTGGTGATTTCCAGTCAGCGAGCCTTTCTTTTGGTGCATTTTCCGACTTGAAAGCTTTCACTTAATGTTACCACATTACACCTCCATTCAATACATCAATTATAGTACTTAACATAATTAATAAAACAgaagaaataaaacaaaaaaaaaactacttttGCGATTGAAAATTCCAATGGACAGACATTCTCCTGCTAACGTCCAGCAACCCCCCCACTGTTTGCAGCCCTGGCCACTCACAGGTCTTGCAGCACGCTGACGCGGGAGGCGGGGCAGAGGGTGACGAGCAGGGCCCAGGACTGCAGGGCGGCGCTGTGGAGCCCCGGGGCGCCAGGTTTGGGCGTGGGCAGGGTGCCCTCCCGGTTGGGGTATGCCGCCATGAACACGCTCTCCAGGTGACTCAGAGACTTCACCAGGTCCTagaagaggggcagggagaggagggggaagggggggggggggggggggggggtggagggggaaggggagtggagagggaaggtggagggaagacaggagggcaggaaagagagaggggaggagaggagagaggcagtcaGATGTGGTAGCTCACAGATTGTAGATCTTAATGTTGCCCGGACCAGGAAAACAGTTTGTTGGTGAGTGTGGAGATATGTgtgcggaggtgtgtgtgtgtgcggaggagtgtgtgtcctcctcacctccccctcctctgcagCTGACACATAGCAGCACACTCCCAGAGCTCTGGCACACTGCAAAGAGAAAAGgtttcttcatcatcatcaccatcatcatcagcagCAGCGTAAAATGATAGGATGTGCCTTTGATCCGACCGGGCCTAAGGCCGCTGTGAGGCGGACGCGGCTGGGATGGCTGACTGGCGAAGGGAGGCGGCGCGCTCGCTCACGCTCTGGCGGGCCGCGAAGCTGGCGCAGCCGTCGATCATCAGGGAGCTGAGGACGGGGCGGAGCATTCGgaagccctcctccccctcggccCCGCCGCCCAGCTGGATGCACAGGAGGGCGAAGACGGTGGCGGCCGCTGCCTGCTCCTCTGCCGCGCCTGGGGGAGgacggagagaaagacaacTGTAAAAGACAAGATGGCTGTGAGAAATGACCAGAAATGGTGATGACGTTGACCCTTCGACCGTGCAATACGCATTCGGGTCCGTGCATTCGTACACACAGTAcattcatacatacagtacatccaaGCCTCTGACATCCAGCCTGACCTTTGCGCAGGCTCCTCTCCAGGCAGTCACTGACGGTGAGGCGTCTCTCCAGCAGGAAGTCGTACAGCACCCTGGAGGAGAAGGCCTGCCTCAGAGACTCCAGCCCTGCCAGGCGGGTCTTAgcactgggggaggagagaggaagagagagaggggtcagagagagagaggggtcagagagagagagaggggtcagagagagaaagagaggggtcagagagagagaggggtcagagagagaaagagaggggtcagagagagagagagaggggtcagagagagagagaggggtcagagagagaggggggtcagagagagatgggccagacagagaggggggtcagagagagagggaagggggtaagagagagagagatggtggtcagaaagaaaggagggcgagagagggagtagCTGCTCTGAGGATCGGAGCAGCCCTGCTCACCTCTTGTCAGTCAGGTTGTCGATACACTGCTTCAGCttgtcctctgtctcctcctgggCTGTCTGCTCATCCACGGGCTCCCCTCCTgcagcgcacacacgcacacattgagATTTTCTGCATGGCTAATGTCTCACGCCATGTATAtgactgtatctgtgtgtgtggtacccacCTGTGCCCTCCTCCAGTACGGAGGCAGTCTCGCTGGTGCTGCTGTAATGGCTGAGCACGTCGGAGGCCAGGTCGTCATCACTAGCACCAGACTCCCCCTTCACCCCATTCCTGCCCCCtgcgaggggaggggtggaaacagagagaaagagacggtgAATGAGGGACCAGTGCGTGTGGTGCCGAGGTGAcagaggtgcgtgtgtgtgcgcgcaaaaCAGGTGTGCGTGTGCTCAGTTAGAAGCTCAGCTGTCGGAGTGTTTCAGTGACTCTATCATAGGACATTCCCCTTATAGATTGGCTAGgctactctctctcactcacacacacacactcgacttCACTAGAAAAGCCCGTAGAGCATGCTGCCACCAGCTAACACACCCCAAAATAACACACCCGTTGCCCCCCACAGAAGTTGGGGAGAGTTCACTTCAATGTATTGATCCCAAAGGAATTTCAAGTATTCAGGCAGTTCTTGGCTAGAGTCTCTGAACCATCAGTTGACTACAGTTCCCAGGTTGCACTGGGAGGGCTGGGACCTCTGGTTCACCCCAGCATGTCCTGGGTGACCTGTCAGAACACACAATGGCGGGGATGGTAGGAAGGCCCATGTGACCAACCAGAGTAATCCTGGCAACAGAAGAAGCCCTGAGCTAGCAGGAACAAAACATCATCCTAGTCTTACCTAGCCCACTAACAAGCCCCGTCAAGGCTAGGACCCCTAGCCCAGGCCAGGTCCACTACCCCACCAGCACCTCACAGAACCCATCAAACCCCAGACGGCCACCTAGCCTAACAGTCTAGCCCAGCTTGCTGCTGCTCAACCCAGCCCTAAATCTACCTAGCCCAGCCCCGGACACACCTCTCTCCACCGAGCCGAGCTCAGCTCTGGGACAGCCAGGGGCCTGGCTGCAGTCTGGCTGCCGCACGGAGGCGGAGGCCATTTAGTGGTGTGACCTGAGCCCCTCGTGTGAAGGGGTCGGCTGTCAGGCTGACACAAGGGCTCTTCACAGGGAgggggtgaacacacacacctggcgaCGATGCCACGACCTTCTGGACCCTTATCACATGTTACGTGACTTCTCTGTACTCTGCGTTGACCCTGCCAAAGCTAAGTGCGtgcgggtatgtgtgtgtgtgtgtgtgtgagagagtgtgtgtgagagagagagcgagagtgtgtgggtgggtgagtgcGTGTCCTCATGCAGGCCTCACGTGTCAGACTAGCCTTGAAGCCCTGTGGCTGTCACACCCAGGGGAGGGGCTCAAACAAGACTGACAAGCTCTCTGCTCAAAGAAAAGGGCCCCGTTGTCATGACTCCTGCtctgacatttacattgagtcatttagcagacgctcttatccagagcgacttacagttattacagggacatttccctgaggccagtagagtaaagtgccttgcccaaggacacgtcatttggcatggccgggaatcgaaccggcaaccttctgattaatagcccgattctctaaccgctcgGACATCTGACCCTCCCTGGCATGTGCCATGACATCTCCCTCCTACCAGGACACTGTGTGCTTACTCTGCAGAGGGACTGGGCCCGTCTGTGGTAAACTAGCTAGGGGGTCGACCAATCGTCTAGTTGTTCTGGGTGTTCAAACAGCTGTTCTGGAGCGCTTCATGTTGAAGGAAAAGAAGAGGGAGAACAATATATATATCCATAACTGACATGCAGCATTGTGCTAGTATGGCAGGGTGGAGCAAACACGTGGTGGCGTTGGTGTTGGGCTGGCTGAGGTTGGAATGAAGCAGGCAGATGTCCTGGACCCAGGAAGGTTAGAGGGTTCGTGGGGGTCAGAGGGGACAAACTCGTAAAAACCCCGTAGggacacatgcatgtgtgtggccCACTTACACTCACGGCCTTGTTGCAAAGGCAGGGTGCTAGAACAGCGGAGTTACAGATGTGTGGATGATGGACGGGAAAAACACCGGGACTTGAGGGTGGATGATCAagcagggagggatgggagtggATGACATCCAGCCAGccgggggtggagggagacggggggaggAATGGGCTATGcggtgggggtgatggagggggtggaggtgagggataagctggtggaggtgaaccTCAATCCGGGGTTACCTTTATAAGACAGGGCGGTCTTGGCAGACAGCTGTAGCTGGAGTACCTCCTGTCGAAGAGAacctggggtgggggtggagggagggagggaccatAGGTTGGGGATGGTATGGGGGGCAGCCATGGAGGAAGATACCATTAAACATTGT of the Hypomesus transpacificus isolate Combined female chromosome 18, fHypTra1, whole genome shotgun sequence genome contains:
- the zgc:136971 gene encoding LOW QUALITY PROTEIN: S9 family peptidase (The sequence of the model RefSeq protein was modified relative to this genomic sequence to represent the inferred CDS: deleted 1 base in 1 codon), with translation MVSSVINMESLMESDAIAAVYDQCSGYPTPLSANVTEAFQNNQRIITVSTEWCQNETSRRARLRFSQSWTLIGPDGPKTADTPIFTVPPSGPCTPLHGELLSNHSPSGNLRAVVRDASGHQYLEVWDGRGLRTSLDLTGLNEHGRVYEDAQFGSLAWSECERRVLYVAEASRGTTEAPASVASSSTGDSSVYWEDWGEGLAGKSLPVLCVADLVKESISVLQGVPSDVSPGQPLWVRGGQAVVFVGWFHEPFRLGLKFCSNRRSALYCLDLEGTCECLSGGASSSVSSPRRSPDGSWLVYLQGQVWGPHSQALSLQLHHLDTGKSSELLEVVHRPRTGPGQCEFAGLYEALPACCWSEDGLRVVFTSSMRNWKEVYVVDRLTRRVTCLSSSVDFGSWKLLTIQRDVMVVSCSSPNRPPCLRVAYLTPQGGEGARVPWKTLGEPGPIFDLDWSVMDITPPPQEENPQYSGLVFSCLLIRPGARRSSSKTPLVVFSHGGPHSQFHAEWNVTSAALAKLGFAVLMVNYRGSTGFGQDSILSLIGRIGDQDVKDVQRAVLTALQSHLTLDPKKLLLMGGSHGGFLSCHLIGQYPDFYRACAARNPVINAATLLGTSDIVDWRYSCVGLQYSYDKLPSSQALVNMLEKSPISHAAQISTPVLLLLGGRDRRVSPHQGLELYRHLKSRGSPVRLLWFAEEGHSLAGVVTQADCFLNIVLWFQQHLT
- the ifrd2 gene encoding interferon-related developmental regulator 2 isoform X1, translated to MPRSKKGKRASNKGSLRQEVLQLQLSAKTALSYKGGRNGVKGESGASDDDLASDVLSHYSSTSETASVLEEGTGGEPVDEQTAQEETEDKLKQCIDNLTDKSAKTRLAGLESLRQAFSSRVLYDFLLERRLTVSDCLERSLRKGAAEEQAAAATVFALLCIQLGGGAEGEEGFRMLRPVLSSLMIDGCASFAARQSCARALGVCCYVSAAEEGEDLVKSLSHLESVFMAAYPNREGTLPTPKPGAPGLHSAALQSWALLVTLCPASRVSVLQDLHLPKLQACLESSDVNYRIAVGETIALLVELGRDIDRDYEYEDSESLCESLKGLATDGNKHRAKNDRRKQRSIFREVLHYIESEDFTEEKVRFGVEGIYIDSWIRRRIYDAFKEVLESGVTHHLQFNPLVRDIFGLGAPLILDAAVKASKISRFEKHLFNSAAFKARTKIRNKVRDKRADVM
- the ifrd2 gene encoding interferon-related developmental regulator 2 isoform X2 codes for the protein MPRSKKGKRASNKGGRNGVKGESGASDDDLASDVLSHYSSTSETASVLEEGTGGEPVDEQTAQEETEDKLKQCIDNLTDKSAKTRLAGLESLRQAFSSRVLYDFLLERRLTVSDCLERSLRKGAAEEQAAAATVFALLCIQLGGGAEGEEGFRMLRPVLSSLMIDGCASFAARQSCARALGVCCYVSAAEEGEDLVKSLSHLESVFMAAYPNREGTLPTPKPGAPGLHSAALQSWALLVTLCPASRVSVLQDLHLPKLQACLESSDVNYRIAVGETIALLVELGRDIDRDYEYEDSESLCESLKGLATDGNKHRAKNDRRKQRSIFREVLHYIESEDFTEEKVRFGVEGIYIDSWIRRRIYDAFKEVLESGVTHHLQFNPLVRDIFGLGAPLILDAAVKASKISRFEKHLFNSAAFKARTKIRNKVRDKRADVM